A portion of the Punica granatum isolate Tunisia-2019 chromosome 7, ASM765513v2, whole genome shotgun sequence genome contains these proteins:
- the LOC116214844 gene encoding heavy metal-associated isoprenylated plant protein 34-like, whose translation MSKQDVVKAQSCVLRVNIHCDGCKKKVKKLLQKIEGVYTVAIDFEQGKVTVTGIADPNRLIEKLEKSGKHAELWGPSKGLGNQNNFGFNNQFKNVQFDNGKFGKLDNKGQNNGGNKGGHQIQLQQLQQLQLQQQQLQLQQQQQLMKGLKDTKMAQNKEQKTVKFSLPKEDEFDGSGDDFDDEFGDDDEFLGDEFDDEFDHGHHQKPSKQSAVGGGHGQKGNKGKGNEKMGAGGAKKGSFLNNISFLMKGLGMKSKGKHSNGGKKNGSGGGGGKNKGSQDDFDGGKNGGVLANFGKNGNFGEVAGKKKGGNGNGNGGGGGGNNNGHGGAKKGGGKNHDGAQANNKAQVSFNGMDNHHANGYQKGGGGGGGGAGGGFMSQMGPMGQMGSYPMGQMGGMPAVQGLPAMNGGYYQNPYQQQYMGMMMNQHQQHHGHGNEMYQPMMYARPPYPGGYVPPMPPPASDPYVHMFSDESTDSCTVM comes from the exons atGAGTAAGCAAGATGTCGTGAAGGCTCAG AGCTGTGTGCTGAGAGTGAACATCCAttgtgatgggtgtaagaagaagGTGAAGAAGCTGCTCCAGAAAATTGAAG GAGTGTATACTGTTGCCATAGATTTTGAGCAAGGGAAGGTGACGGTTACGGGCATCGCAGACCCAAACAGGCTCATCGAGAAGCTCGAGAAGTCGGGGAAGCACGCTGAGCTATGGGGCCCTTCGAAGGGTTTGGGAAACCAGAACAACTTCGGGTTCAACAACCAGTTCAAGAATGTCCAATTCGACAATGGCAAGTTTGGGAAATTGGACAACAAGGGTCAGAACAATGGTGGGAACAAAGGCGGACACCAGATCCAGCTACAGCAGCTACAGCAGCTGCagctgcagcagcagcagctccagctgcagcagcagcaacagctTATGAAGGGGCTCAAGGATACGAAGATGGCCCAGAATAAGGAGCAGAAGACTGTTAAATTTAGCTTGCCCAAAGAGGATGAGTTTGACGGGAGTGGGGATGATTTTGATGATGAGTTCGGGGATGACGATGAGTTTCTTGGTGATGAGTTCGATGATGAGTTTGACCATGGCCATCATCAGAAGCCATCCAAGCAGTCGGCTGTCGGGGGTGGCCATGGGCAGAAGGGTAATAAGGGGAAGGGGAACGAGAAGATGGGTGCTGGTGGAGCAAAGAAAGGGAGTTTCCTCAATAATATATCGTTTCTGATGAAGGGGCTCGGGATGAAGAGCAAGGGGAAGCACAGCAACGGAGGGAAGAAGAATGGCAGCGGCGGCGGGGGTGGAAAGAACAAGGGAAGTCAAGATGATTTTGATGGAGGCAAAAATGGTGGTGTGCTTGCGAATTTTGGCAAGAATGGCAATTTTGGTGAAGTGGCtggaaagaagaaaggaggGAATGGCAATGGCAACggaggaggtggaggtggGAACAATAATGGCCATGGTGGTGCTAAAAAGGGTGGAGGAAAGAACCATGATGGGGCCCAAGCGAACAACAAAGCTCAAGTCAGCTTCAATGGAATGGATAATCATCATGCCAATGGCTACCAAAAAGGCGGTGGCGGTGGCGGTGGAGGTGCCGGCGGAGGTTTCATGAGCCAGATGGGCCCGATGGGCCAAATGGGAAGTTACCCAATGGGCCAAATGGGCGGTATGCCGGCGGTTCAGGGGCTGCCAGCGATGAATGGCGGGTACTATCAGAACCCGTATCAGCAGCAATACATGGGCATGATGATGAACCAGCACCAGCAGCACCACGGCCATGGGAATGAGATGTACCAGCCCATGATGTATGCTCGGCCACCTTATCCGGGGGGATATGTTCCCCCGATGCCGCCTCCGGCCTCGGATCCTTACGTCCACATGTTCAGCGATGAGAGCACAGACAGCTGCACTGTCATGTAA
- the LOC116215460 gene encoding E3 ubiquitin-protein ligase ATL6-like translates to MKSSGGPRSSLDAASHGSAFVLLVLAASIPISAAQPAGPDAPNLNYARFSPSMVVIVIVLVAALFFMAFFSIYIRRCSDSNAASVAARPSATGRSRRAQRGLDQSVINTFPTLEYSKVKGLKIGKGALECAVCLCEFEDDEMLRLIPKCDHVFHPDCIDAWLGSHTTCPVCRANLVPQPDDSIPPIPQLDGEPAVPEPEENREVDLEQGERPQEEVPQVSLEPPAPEIKNLNRSRTRGSRSNRIRRLFPRSHSTGHSLVQPGEDTERFTLRLPAEVRKQIVNRQLNRAMSMVVLPREGSSRRGYRTGEGSSRGRFSKRFDMLSRSVRRSSRWTFNRVPSFFSKSGSLRSPRVAADSGEGTSSRPAEVVLSGEAARPPV, encoded by the coding sequence ATGAAGTCCTCCGGCGGTCCACGTAGCTCCCTCGACGCCGCAAGTCATGGAAGCGCCTTCGTACTACTCGTGCTCGCCGCCTCGATCCCGATATCTGCGGCCCAGCCCGCCGGCCCCGACGCTCCCAACCTCAACTACGCACGCTTCAGCCCTTCCATGGTCGTAATCGTAATCGTCCTCGTGGCCGCCCTCTTCTTCATGGCCTTCTTTTCAATCTACATCCGCCGCTGCTCCGACTCCAACGCCGCCTCCGTCGCTGCTCGGCCCTCCGCCACCGGCCGCTCCCGTCGGGCCCAGCGCGGCCTCGACCAGTCAGTCATCAACACCTTCCCCACGCTGGAGTACTCCAAGGTCAAGGGTCTCAAGATCGGGAAGGGCGCTCTCGAGTGCGCTGTGTGCCTCTGCGAGTTCGAGGACGACGAGATGCTCCGTCTGATCCCGAAATGTGACCACGTCTTTCACCCCGACTGCATCGATGCCTGGCTCGGCTCCCACACCACTTGTCCGGTCTGCCGTGCCAACCTCGTCCCCCAGCCGGATGACTCCATCCCTCCTATCCCCCAGCTCGATGGCGAGCCTGCAGTACCCGAGCCAGAGGAAAACCGGGAAGTTGACTTGGAACAAGGCGAAAGACCGCAAGAGGAGGTGCCGCAAGTTAGCTTGGAGCCTCCGGCTCCGGAGATCAAGAATTTGAATCGGAGCCGCACACGCGGGTCAAGGTCGAACAGGATACGCCGGCTATTCCCGCGATCACACTCGACCGGGCACTCTCTAGTCCAGCCAGGCGAGGACACCGAACGTTTCACCTTGAGGTTGCCAGCCGAAGTGAGGAAGCAGATTGTGAACCGGCAGCTGAACCGGGCGATGAGCATGGTGGTTCTGCCAAGGGAAGGGAGCTCCAGGAGAGGGTACAGGACCGGGGAAGGGAGCAGCAGGGGACGGTTCTCAAAGAGGTTCGACATGTTGTCCCGGTCAGTCCGTCGTTCCAGTAGGTGGACGTTCAACAGGGTCCCTAGTTTTTTCTCAAAGTCGGGGTCGCTGCGATCTCCAAGGGTAGCAGCAGATAGCGGGGAAGGGACTTCGAGTAGACCGGCAGAGGTGGTTTTGTCTGGTGAAGCCGCGCGACCACCGGTCTAG